From a region of the Corallococcus coralloides DSM 2259 genome:
- a CDS encoding TonB-dependent receptor plug domain-containing protein — translation MDSTEYGGSRTNAVKGFAGRLGARACLTLVVCALSLFAMETAQAQEAQEPAPKTKTKAPRKRAATTPGAKPATPGAKATPGTKPPRTAKTRRGAKTPPPPVDVEPVPTDEPVSPQEPALAAEPQPAPPAPMVGPGPSVSDPLPVASPASPSPYDGPLTSDIPSNPPPAPALGTGAMLPASQPRTADNVPDRAPFTEPTTDRALPPPSSLSGLDGPDLGGGDDLEQNINLALSEAVVTTASKRSQRISDVPLTVSWIPAEELEGTGQFSLCEAIQYFPGMECRRGSMRKAAVSARGLGSNYLSNRLLLLKDGRPLTDPWTGQFYADETTPLTNLKQVEVIRGPGSSLYGSNAFSGVINIIERQPADLIAKGQNVGADARILAGQDKTWRLQTNVAGRGGPVEALLGYYGFGSDGPQLFNNPQLNQTDTNEDSLVHQVNGKVRVGPLALDADFTDGNIGRPGGQNISTVGNCGRCHYTAQDNEHVQNLNAALQLDQQVTDNVRVFAQGYAFFKRRNVTLENEITGALEDTLGKRSRLGGEARALFSLDKLSVTVGGDIKADQVNNQNILPGLTLDDTKQTIVGGFVDAEYRITERLVVGAGARYDNYQIPSKVWEAKTDQVSPRASVVFHAIPELLTLRTNYGRAFRAPTLAELAINQQMYAATLLGNPALRAETLDTVEAAVDFWPLDRRVRLTGTGFYNRARNFINQELLFGSTSQFKNLGDARVAGFEAEAAAQVPSINSSFDVAYQFLDAQALPVGGGAGYPLDYAPSHRVYLRGRTNIGKFAFVELYGLFVGARYDPGFVVDENAGTTTRVKLPSYITATARVGFNVHERVAVSLLGTNLFNAKYEESHGFPAPPLGVFTEVRLHY, via the coding sequence ATGGACTCGACTGAGTACGGTGGATCGCGCACCAACGCGGTGAAGGGGTTTGCCGGTCGGCTGGGCGCGCGCGCGTGCCTCACCCTGGTGGTCTGCGCCCTGTCCCTTTTCGCAATGGAGACGGCCCAGGCCCAGGAGGCCCAGGAGCCCGCCCCCAAGACGAAGACCAAGGCCCCGCGCAAGCGCGCGGCCACCACCCCGGGCGCCAAGCCCGCCACTCCGGGCGCCAAGGCCACCCCGGGGACGAAGCCTCCGCGCACGGCGAAGACGCGCCGGGGCGCGAAGACGCCGCCCCCGCCGGTGGACGTGGAGCCCGTTCCCACGGACGAGCCCGTCTCGCCGCAGGAGCCGGCGCTCGCCGCCGAGCCGCAGCCCGCGCCTCCCGCACCCATGGTCGGCCCGGGGCCGTCCGTGTCGGATCCGCTGCCCGTGGCCTCGCCCGCCTCGCCGTCGCCATATGACGGGCCGCTGACGTCGGACATCCCGTCCAACCCGCCGCCCGCGCCCGCGCTGGGGACCGGCGCGATGCTGCCGGCGTCGCAGCCGCGCACGGCGGACAACGTCCCGGACCGCGCGCCCTTCACGGAGCCCACCACCGACCGCGCGCTGCCGCCGCCCTCCAGCCTCTCCGGCCTGGACGGCCCGGACCTGGGCGGTGGCGACGACCTGGAGCAGAACATCAACCTGGCGCTGAGCGAGGCCGTCGTCACCACGGCGTCCAAGCGCAGCCAGCGCATCTCCGACGTGCCCCTCACGGTGTCCTGGATTCCCGCGGAGGAACTGGAAGGCACCGGCCAGTTCTCGCTCTGCGAGGCCATCCAGTACTTCCCCGGCATGGAGTGCCGCCGGGGCTCCATGCGCAAGGCGGCGGTGAGCGCGCGCGGCCTGGGCTCCAACTACCTGTCCAACCGCCTCCTGCTCCTCAAGGACGGCCGTCCGCTGACGGACCCGTGGACGGGCCAGTTCTACGCGGATGAGACGACGCCGCTCACCAACCTGAAGCAGGTGGAAGTCATCCGCGGCCCGGGCTCCTCGCTCTACGGCTCCAACGCCTTCAGCGGCGTCATCAACATCATCGAGCGCCAGCCCGCGGATCTCATCGCCAAGGGCCAGAACGTGGGCGCCGACGCGCGCATCCTCGCGGGCCAGGACAAGACCTGGCGCCTGCAGACCAACGTCGCCGGCCGCGGCGGCCCGGTGGAGGCGCTGCTCGGCTACTACGGCTTCGGCTCGGACGGCCCGCAGCTCTTCAACAACCCGCAGCTGAACCAGACGGACACCAACGAGGACTCGCTGGTCCACCAGGTGAACGGCAAGGTCCGCGTGGGCCCCCTCGCGCTGGACGCGGACTTCACGGACGGCAACATCGGCCGGCCCGGCGGTCAGAACATCTCCACCGTGGGCAACTGCGGCCGCTGCCACTACACCGCGCAGGACAACGAGCACGTCCAGAACCTGAACGCCGCCCTGCAGCTGGATCAGCAGGTGACGGACAACGTGCGCGTGTTCGCCCAGGGCTACGCGTTCTTCAAGCGCCGCAACGTGACGCTGGAGAATGAGATCACCGGCGCGCTGGAGGACACGCTCGGCAAGCGCAGCCGCCTGGGCGGTGAGGCGCGCGCCCTGTTCTCCCTGGACAAGCTCTCCGTCACCGTCGGCGGCGACATCAAGGCCGACCAGGTGAACAACCAGAACATTCTGCCCGGCCTGACCCTGGACGACACGAAGCAGACCATCGTGGGCGGCTTCGTGGACGCCGAGTACCGCATCACGGAGCGGCTGGTGGTGGGCGCGGGCGCCCGCTACGACAACTACCAGATCCCCTCCAAGGTCTGGGAGGCGAAGACGGATCAGGTGTCCCCGCGCGCCAGCGTCGTGTTCCACGCCATCCCGGAGCTGCTCACGCTGCGCACCAACTACGGCCGCGCCTTCCGCGCGCCCACGCTGGCGGAGCTGGCCATCAACCAGCAGATGTACGCCGCGACGCTGTTGGGCAACCCGGCCCTGCGCGCGGAGACGCTGGACACGGTGGAGGCGGCGGTGGACTTCTGGCCGCTGGACCGCAGGGTGCGCCTGACGGGCACGGGCTTCTACAACCGCGCCCGCAACTTCATCAATCAGGAGCTCCTCTTCGGCTCTACGTCCCAGTTCAAGAACCTGGGCGACGCGCGCGTGGCGGGCTTCGAGGCGGAAGCCGCGGCGCAGGTGCCGTCCATCAACTCGTCCTTCGACGTGGCCTACCAGTTCCTGGACGCCCAGGCGCTGCCGGTGGGCGGCGGGGCCGGCTACCCGCTGGACTACGCGCCCAGCCACCGCGTCTACCTGCGCGGCCGCACCAACATCGGCAAGTTCGCCTTCGTGGAGCTCTACGGCCTGTTCGTGGGCGCCCGGTACGATCCGGGCTTCGTGGTGGACGAGAACGCCGGCACCACCACCCGCGTGAAGCTGCCCAGCTACATCACCGCGACCGCGCGTGTGGGCTTCAACGTCCACGAGCGCGTGGCGGTGTCGCTGTTGGGGACCAACCTCTTCAACGCGAAGTACGAGGAGTCCCACGGCTTCCCCGCCCCGCCGCTGGGCGTCTTCACCGAAGTCCGGCTCCATTATTAG
- a CDS encoding PhnD/SsuA/transferrin family substrate-binding protein, which produces MKTPSLVARGSLLLAAALFAVSVASPASAAPKKATLGVFLATTLSDGQERFQYAEALAQKLEASLGRPVGAKSFGRYEDFSKAVGEGQLDFAVVDGWAAVQLGAKAEPVAYAPRAGETQQRWAIISLQKGTVKDLAGKRMALVKGAGSADPKFVSHVVLGGDLDAQKHFKLVPVPNVESAVKMLEAKGAEAALVPVAHVPRDMRVLFKSSRVPGAVLVDLKGGGDALSQSLSSVGAVAPFDAFARIQGREFEDFRKLVTQGPPRRQPVLADAPDLRVETPVLVQSESLGPALPPFADDLSVSAEQPDD; this is translated from the coding sequence GTGAAGACGCCATCCCTTGTCGCGCGGGGGAGCCTCCTGCTCGCCGCCGCGCTGTTCGCCGTTTCCGTTGCCAGCCCCGCTTCCGCCGCGCCGAAGAAGGCCACGCTGGGCGTGTTCCTCGCCACCACGCTGTCGGACGGCCAGGAGCGCTTCCAGTACGCGGAGGCGCTCGCCCAGAAGCTGGAGGCCAGCCTGGGCCGCCCCGTCGGCGCCAAGAGCTTCGGCCGCTACGAGGACTTCTCCAAGGCGGTGGGGGAGGGGCAGCTCGACTTCGCCGTGGTGGATGGCTGGGCCGCGGTGCAGCTGGGCGCCAAGGCGGAGCCGGTGGCGTACGCGCCGCGCGCCGGTGAGACGCAGCAGCGCTGGGCCATCATCTCCCTCCAGAAGGGCACCGTGAAGGACCTCGCCGGCAAGCGCATGGCGCTGGTCAAGGGCGCGGGCTCCGCGGACCCCAAGTTCGTCTCCCACGTCGTGCTGGGCGGTGACCTGGATGCCCAGAAGCACTTCAAGCTGGTGCCGGTGCCCAACGTGGAGTCGGCGGTGAAGATGCTGGAGGCCAAGGGCGCGGAGGCCGCGCTCGTCCCGGTGGCGCACGTGCCCAGGGACATGCGGGTGCTCTTCAAGAGCAGCCGGGTGCCGGGCGCCGTGCTGGTGGACCTGAAGGGCGGGGGAGACGCGTTGTCCCAGTCCCTGTCCTCCGTGGGTGCGGTCGCCCCGTTCGACGCCTTCGCCCGCATCCAGGGCCGCGAGTTCGAGGACTTCCGGAAGCTCGTCACCCAGGGCCCCCCGCGCCGTCAGCCCGTCCTCGCGGACGCCCCCGACCTGCGGGTGGAGACGCCCGTGCTCGTCCAGTCCGAGTCGCTGGGTCCTGCCCTGCCGCCGTTCGCGGACGACCTGTCCGTCTCCGCCGAACAGCCGGATGACTGA
- a CDS encoding tetratricopeptide repeat protein — protein MRPFNRSPRRVCTALALLATLAGPPAALAQFRPPPATEAQRMTEQGEQVLVSANAALAKGDKKEAEEKFKKALQLFEQALAQEPQSVFAAVGLGSAANALQDFQRTATRLQPVFAQNPQDLSLAYPLGTAYFKLRRFQEAVPVLEQVAAADQPDHLIVHYYLASYYLYVQDGNRAVTRLQRYLVLRPEKLAGNDFQIHELLGKAHLIRRDAGAARASFEKAQAGRAESATAQIGLAAVLEMEGHVPESRALLERLVTKFPQVAEPKERLARLYLAAGDVPRADLQATALMKLGSTPAAHLLLGDVRLAQKQPAQAEAEFRKVLELQPGLLMGQIAVGKALQAQARHEEAIQFLESAVKSGGGSLELWATLGSVNRRAGRYQRAVEVHRRVVEMAPRQALGHMLLGADHFATGQWDQAIEDYGSALQVEPGHPGAKQWLARALAHRARDRAGTQRLEDAVRDLRRAYDLDRSVPMARRLGAALLDSRQYAEARKVLEGAVTLPGVTWREHLLLGYARLGGGDAQAALAAFNQSGEATQEPDQRAEASAGAALAEVELGQVDAAVQRLTDAGPSKTAAKVAEANLPRVLVRRALAKLETGDAAAANRDLDAVDRLGTGKRADLAKLATFARALTRAEEGRFAEATAGIKRSLTPAPEWAWPNTRTLADAWVLYRQGKVAPSRKLLTTAQKKPMPGQPKWMGNLTGALLRREAALAYASGNMKASEKALKAALAATPDDALVQHNLACVDWRQGESASALATWKRLETAVPLASLNLGIDAQERRHEPAEAVDAWRRYLASGAAPRAAQVREWKDRLQGLYGLGDAQGVSPANGVAEETP, from the coding sequence ATGCGCCCATTCAACCGTTCCCCGCGCCGCGTCTGCACCGCGCTCGCCCTGCTGGCCACCCTGGCCGGCCCGCCGGCGGCGCTCGCCCAGTTCCGCCCGCCGCCCGCCACCGAAGCTCAGCGCATGACGGAGCAGGGCGAGCAGGTCCTGGTGTCCGCCAACGCCGCCCTCGCCAAGGGCGACAAGAAGGAGGCGGAGGAGAAGTTCAAGAAGGCGCTCCAGCTCTTCGAGCAGGCGCTCGCGCAGGAGCCGCAGTCCGTGTTCGCCGCCGTGGGCCTGGGCAGCGCTGCCAACGCGCTCCAGGACTTCCAGCGCACGGCGACGCGCCTTCAGCCGGTGTTCGCGCAGAACCCGCAGGACCTGTCGCTCGCGTATCCGCTGGGCACCGCGTACTTCAAGCTGCGCCGCTTCCAGGAGGCGGTGCCGGTGCTGGAGCAGGTGGCCGCCGCGGATCAGCCGGACCACCTCATCGTCCACTACTACCTGGCCAGCTACTACCTGTACGTCCAGGACGGGAACCGGGCCGTGACGCGGCTGCAGCGCTACCTGGTGCTGCGTCCGGAGAAGCTCGCGGGCAACGACTTCCAGATCCACGAGCTCCTGGGCAAGGCGCACCTCATCCGCCGGGACGCTGGTGCCGCGCGCGCCTCGTTCGAGAAGGCGCAGGCCGGCCGGGCCGAGTCCGCGACGGCGCAGATCGGCCTCGCGGCCGTGCTGGAGATGGAAGGCCACGTGCCGGAGTCCCGCGCGCTCCTGGAGCGGCTGGTGACGAAGTTCCCGCAGGTGGCGGAGCCGAAGGAGCGCCTCGCGCGCCTGTACCTCGCCGCGGGCGACGTGCCGCGCGCGGACCTGCAGGCCACCGCCCTGATGAAGCTGGGCTCCACGCCCGCCGCGCACCTCTTGCTGGGTGACGTGCGGCTCGCGCAGAAGCAGCCCGCGCAGGCGGAGGCGGAGTTCCGCAAGGTGCTGGAGCTGCAGCCGGGCCTGCTGATGGGGCAGATCGCCGTGGGCAAGGCGCTCCAGGCGCAGGCGCGCCATGAAGAGGCCATCCAGTTCCTGGAGTCCGCCGTGAAGTCGGGCGGCGGCAGCCTGGAGCTGTGGGCGACGCTGGGCTCCGTCAACCGCCGCGCCGGCCGCTACCAGCGCGCGGTGGAGGTGCACCGGCGCGTGGTGGAGATGGCCCCGCGTCAGGCGCTGGGCCACATGCTGCTGGGCGCGGATCACTTCGCCACCGGCCAGTGGGATCAGGCCATCGAGGACTACGGCAGCGCGCTCCAGGTCGAACCCGGCCACCCCGGCGCGAAGCAGTGGCTGGCCCGCGCCCTGGCCCACCGCGCGCGCGACCGCGCCGGCACCCAGCGCCTGGAAGACGCCGTGCGCGACCTGCGCCGCGCGTATGACCTGGACCGCTCCGTGCCCATGGCCCGCCGGCTGGGCGCGGCGCTGCTGGACAGCCGCCAGTACGCGGAGGCCCGCAAGGTGCTGGAGGGCGCGGTGACGCTGCCGGGCGTGACCTGGCGCGAGCACCTGCTCTTGGGCTACGCCCGGCTGGGTGGTGGCGACGCGCAGGCCGCGCTCGCCGCGTTCAATCAGTCCGGTGAGGCCACGCAGGAGCCGGATCAGCGCGCGGAAGCGTCCGCGGGCGCCGCGCTCGCGGAGGTGGAGCTGGGCCAGGTGGACGCCGCCGTGCAGCGGCTGACGGACGCGGGGCCCTCCAAGACGGCCGCGAAGGTGGCGGAGGCGAACCTGCCCCGCGTGCTGGTTCGCCGGGCCCTGGCGAAGCTGGAGACGGGCGACGCGGCCGCGGCGAACCGGGACCTGGACGCGGTGGACCGCCTGGGCACCGGCAAGCGCGCGGACCTGGCGAAGCTGGCCACCTTCGCCCGGGCGCTCACGCGCGCGGAAGAAGGGCGGTTCGCGGAGGCCACCGCGGGCATCAAGCGCTCCCTCACGCCCGCGCCGGAATGGGCGTGGCCCAACACGCGCACGCTCGCGGACGCGTGGGTGCTCTACCGCCAGGGCAAGGTCGCGCCCTCGCGCAAGCTGCTCACCACCGCCCAGAAGAAGCCCATGCCCGGGCAGCCGAAGTGGATGGGCAACCTCACCGGCGCGCTGCTGCGGCGTGAGGCGGCGCTCGCGTACGCCTCCGGCAACATGAAGGCGTCGGAGAAGGCGCTGAAGGCCGCGCTCGCCGCGACGCCGGATGACGCGCTGGTGCAGCACAACCTGGCGTGCGTGGACTGGCGCCAGGGCGAGAGCGCCTCGGCGCTCGCGACGTGGAAGCGCCTGGAGACCGCCGTGCCCCTCGCCTCGCTCAACCTGGGCATTGATGCTCAGGAGCGCCGGCATGAACCCGCCGAGGCCGTGGACGCCTGGCGCCGCTACCTGGCCTCTGGCGCGGCCCCCCGCGCCGCCCAGGTGCGGGAATGGAAGGACCGATTGCAGGGCCTCTATGGACTGGGTGACGCGCAGGGCGTCTCGCCGGCCAATGGGGTCGCGGAGGAGACGCCGTGA
- a CDS encoding PP2C family protein-serine/threonine phosphatase, giving the protein MSRTNTRLDPAPESPDASDAAPGTPPPPPEYTGTHSRELTALRGENTATRLTGALGLPAAEPTSTVIAPMEAGELPNVAAIRGLRLDQLLLLTTGALVIVIVGLLAALSAKTTEAQLTATSDRFTQRLQSQARELGQTVSHTLALTSATSLRDNNYAFLTEVARSIIADNHNILRVQMFDADGQLVADSDPSAKLGESSGGRTAERRWASAFFQGQPVFEFQEPLDYGSQSGKGVVVISYSLEDLQKQLHELEENNRASVRANTLRIVGLGLGFVVLAGVLAAFQSRRITKPLGVLTHRVMQLAAGDLGARAGTAPGAGREVTTLGVVFNHMAERIKVLLEDVRAKAQLEREVSLARTVQETLLPGREAVTVGPLRLAGLVVPADACGGDWWFRAALDDRRVVIGIGDVTGHGLSTSLVATSATSGFASAMTLREPSQVHAQMLITALNVTLANVGRGEHQMSSALAVIDVYSGSIDYAAGAHPAAAIYNRNTRQMASLPARGPLLGANVASQFTSRQAQLSPGDIIVWYTDGLTEARDGANRLYGTQRLAAALQAHAHLPADALRDALLADVRAYSAGQPQRDDITVIVAEFSPAPSP; this is encoded by the coding sequence TTGTCCCGTACGAACACGCGCCTCGACCCCGCCCCTGAATCTCCCGATGCGTCCGATGCGGCGCCCGGCACCCCGCCTCCTCCTCCGGAGTACACCGGAACCCATTCCCGGGAGCTCACCGCCCTGCGCGGGGAGAACACGGCCACCCGGCTGACCGGCGCGCTGGGGCTGCCGGCCGCGGAGCCCACGAGCACGGTCATCGCGCCCATGGAGGCCGGAGAGCTGCCCAACGTGGCGGCCATCCGCGGGCTGCGGTTGGATCAGCTGCTGCTGCTCACCACGGGCGCGCTGGTCATCGTGATTGTCGGCCTGCTGGCCGCGCTGTCCGCGAAGACGACGGAGGCGCAGCTCACCGCGACGTCGGACCGCTTCACGCAGCGGCTCCAGTCCCAGGCGCGAGAGCTGGGCCAGACGGTGAGCCACACGCTGGCGCTCACCTCCGCCACCAGCCTGCGTGACAACAACTACGCGTTCCTCACGGAAGTGGCGCGCTCCATCATCGCGGACAACCACAACATCCTGCGCGTGCAGATGTTCGACGCGGACGGGCAGCTCGTCGCGGACAGCGACCCGTCCGCCAAGCTGGGCGAATCCTCCGGAGGCCGCACCGCGGAGCGCCGCTGGGCCAGCGCCTTCTTCCAGGGCCAGCCCGTCTTCGAGTTCCAGGAGCCGCTCGACTACGGCTCGCAGTCCGGCAAGGGCGTGGTGGTCATCAGCTACTCGCTGGAGGACCTGCAGAAGCAGCTGCACGAACTGGAGGAGAACAACCGCGCCTCCGTGCGCGCCAACACGCTGCGCATCGTGGGGCTGGGCCTGGGCTTCGTGGTGCTGGCCGGCGTGCTGGCCGCGTTCCAGAGCCGCCGCATCACCAAGCCGCTGGGCGTGCTCACCCACCGCGTGATGCAGTTGGCCGCCGGTGACCTGGGCGCCCGCGCGGGCACGGCGCCGGGCGCGGGCCGCGAGGTGACGACGCTGGGCGTGGTGTTCAACCACATGGCGGAGCGCATCAAGGTCCTGCTGGAGGACGTGCGCGCCAAGGCGCAGCTGGAGCGCGAGGTGTCGCTCGCGCGCACGGTGCAGGAGACGCTCCTGCCGGGCCGCGAGGCCGTGACGGTGGGCCCGCTGCGGCTCGCCGGGCTGGTGGTGCCCGCGGACGCATGCGGCGGCGACTGGTGGTTCCGCGCCGCGCTGGATGACCGGCGCGTGGTGATTGGCATCGGAGACGTGACGGGCCACGGTCTGTCCACGTCGCTGGTCGCCACCAGCGCCACCAGCGGCTTCGCCTCCGCCATGACGCTGCGCGAGCCGTCGCAGGTGCACGCGCAGATGCTGATCACCGCGCTCAACGTGACGCTGGCCAACGTGGGCCGCGGCGAGCACCAGATGTCCAGCGCGCTCGCGGTCATCGACGTGTACAGCGGCAGCATCGACTACGCGGCGGGCGCCCACCCGGCGGCGGCCATCTACAACCGGAACACGCGGCAGATGGCGTCGCTGCCGGCGCGCGGTCCGCTGCTGGGCGCGAACGTCGCGTCGCAGTTCACGTCGCGCCAGGCGCAGCTGAGCCCCGGCGACATCATCGTCTGGTACACGGACGGCCTCACCGAGGCGCGCGACGGCGCCAACCGGCTCTACGGCACGCAGCGACTGGCCGCCGCGCTCCAGGCCCACGCCCACCTCCCCGCCGATGCTCTTCGCGACGCGCTCCTCGCGGACGTGCGCGCGTACAGCGCCGGCCAGCCCCAGCGCGATGACATCACCGTCATCGTCGCCGAATTCAGCCCCGCACCCTCGCCGTGA
- a CDS encoding thiamine pyrophosphate-dependent dehydrogenase E1 component subunit alpha produces the protein MSRPRLIKENSAPLSLPREQLIRIHDLMVKARVLEERLIQMYKQGHGYFWIGGPGEEAFNVPLGLLMKVGEGPAYDYLHAHYRQSATLLAMGEEPIGALRQMKNTATDPYSGGRNFAGHFSRRSKNIAPVTSPIEVQYAIAPGTAMAQKRHGGDGITIVTGGDAGTAEGDFASCLIWSSRPANPLPILIIVTNNKWGISTTSDGQHGETNISDRARAFNIQAKTINGNDPVESYQELQAAMEYVRKERKPFFIEARVSRLYGHSSASGANFVNEEQDCLRLFEARLEQEGVLSREQMDEARNRYSEELAAAARTVRDEPQPSGDSIWEHIYAEKK, from the coding sequence GTGTCACGGCCCCGGTTGATCAAAGAAAACTCCGCGCCGCTCTCCCTGCCCCGAGAGCAGCTCATCCGCATCCATGACCTGATGGTGAAGGCGCGCGTCCTGGAGGAGCGCCTGATCCAGATGTACAAGCAGGGTCACGGCTACTTCTGGATCGGCGGTCCCGGTGAGGAGGCGTTCAACGTCCCCTTGGGCCTGCTGATGAAGGTCGGCGAGGGCCCGGCCTACGACTACCTGCACGCGCACTACCGCCAGTCCGCGACGCTGCTCGCCATGGGCGAGGAGCCCATCGGGGCGCTGCGGCAGATGAAGAACACGGCCACGGACCCCTACTCCGGCGGCCGCAACTTCGCGGGCCACTTCAGCCGGCGCTCGAAGAACATCGCGCCCGTCACCTCCCCCATCGAGGTGCAGTACGCCATCGCGCCGGGCACGGCCATGGCCCAGAAGCGCCACGGCGGCGACGGCATCACCATCGTCACCGGCGGCGACGCGGGCACGGCCGAGGGCGATTTCGCCAGCTGCCTCATCTGGAGCAGCCGCCCGGCGAACCCCCTGCCCATCCTGATCATCGTCACCAACAACAAGTGGGGCATCAGCACCACTTCGGACGGCCAGCACGGCGAGACGAACATCAGCGACCGCGCGCGCGCCTTCAACATCCAGGCGAAGACCATCAACGGCAATGATCCGGTGGAGTCCTACCAGGAGCTCCAGGCCGCGATGGAGTACGTGCGCAAGGAGCGCAAGCCCTTCTTCATCGAGGCGCGCGTGTCGCGCCTGTACGGGCACTCGTCCGCGTCCGGCGCCAACTTCGTGAACGAGGAGCAGGACTGCCTGCGCCTGTTCGAGGCGCGGCTGGAGCAGGAAGGCGTCCTCAGCCGCGAGCAGATGGACGAGGCGCGCAACCGCTACTCCGAGGAGCTGGCCGCCGCGGCGCGCACCGTGCGCGACGAGCCGCAGCCCTCTGGCGACTCCATCTGGGAACACATCTACGCGGAGAAGAAATAA
- a CDS encoding alpha-ketoacid dehydrogenase subunit beta: MANMAQAIRMALHYAEENLGVTDIFGEDVGAPLGGVFTCTQGLKTAWNSPLDERGIIGAAMGLAMAGHRPVAEIQFCDYIYNTIDLLKLAGNTHWSTNGDWAVPMVVRTPVGSGIRGSLYHSHSFDATMTHIPGWKVVMPSTPLDAYGLLISACQDPNPVMFLEPKALLRVKGEERIPGEPEDDRALSKMIDAPLGDRSQWKPQWPLVEAFAVPIGKGKLVREGTQATVISYGRTMPLCIKAAAQLAEEGLSVEVIDLRSLWPYDWEMIKASVQKTGRVLFVNEDTEVTNFGEHLVRRTVEELFYSLLAPPRLVAGKFVPGIGLADALEMASVPQQNDITTALRSLCREQP; encoded by the coding sequence ATGGCGAACATGGCACAGGCCATCCGCATGGCCCTGCACTACGCGGAAGAGAACCTGGGCGTCACCGACATCTTCGGCGAGGATGTGGGCGCCCCGCTGGGCGGCGTCTTCACCTGCACGCAGGGCCTGAAGACGGCGTGGAACAGCCCCCTGGACGAGCGCGGCATCATCGGCGCGGCCATGGGCCTGGCGATGGCGGGCCACCGCCCGGTCGCGGAGATCCAGTTCTGCGACTACATCTACAACACCATCGACCTGCTCAAGCTGGCGGGCAACACGCACTGGTCCACGAACGGTGACTGGGCGGTGCCCATGGTGGTGCGCACGCCCGTGGGCAGCGGCATCCGCGGGTCGCTGTACCACTCGCATTCCTTCGACGCGACGATGACGCACATCCCCGGCTGGAAGGTCGTCATGCCCTCCACGCCGCTGGACGCGTACGGCCTGCTCATCTCCGCGTGCCAGGACCCCAACCCGGTCATGTTCCTGGAGCCCAAGGCGCTCTTGCGCGTGAAGGGCGAGGAGCGCATCCCCGGCGAGCCCGAGGACGACCGCGCGCTGTCGAAGATGATCGACGCGCCCCTGGGTGACCGCTCGCAGTGGAAGCCCCAGTGGCCCCTGGTGGAGGCGTTCGCCGTCCCCATTGGCAAGGGCAAGCTCGTGCGCGAGGGCACCCAGGCCACGGTCATCAGCTACGGCCGCACCATGCCCCTGTGCATCAAGGCCGCCGCCCAGCTGGCGGAGGAAGGCCTGAGCGTGGAGGTCATCGACCTGCGCTCGCTCTGGCCGTACGACTGGGAGATGATCAAGGCCTCCGTCCAGAAGACGGGCCGCGTGCTCTTCGTCAACGAGGACACGGAGGTCACCAACTTCGGCGAGCACCTGGTCCGGCGCACCGTGGAGGAGCTGTTCTACTCGCTGCTCGCGCCGCCCCGGCTGGTCGCCGGCAAGTTCGTCCCGGGCATCGGCCTGGCGGACGCGCTGGAGATGGCGTCCGTGCCGCAGCAGAACGACATCACCACCGCCCTGCGCTCGCTCTGCCGCGAGCAGCCGTAG
- a CDS encoding GNAT family N-acetyltransferase has product MSQPIVRTMTPAPDANAFRIRRARRGDAEVMAQLLRELGYPQGTDQQTVHWVISHPEIEIFVAGDPQDRAVGMVSFSHRPQLRLRGRVATVDELVVSEGWRRRGVGRALLAQVAQRGKVLSVKQLQLIAPINVTEETRAFYRACGYVEGDSGVFRHSEYEPQK; this is encoded by the coding sequence GTGTCCCAGCCCATCGTCCGCACCATGACCCCCGCCCCAGACGCCAACGCCTTCAGGATCCGCCGCGCGCGCCGTGGCGACGCCGAGGTCATGGCCCAGCTGCTGCGCGAGCTGGGCTACCCCCAGGGCACCGATCAGCAGACGGTGCACTGGGTCATCAGCCATCCGGAGATTGAAATCTTCGTCGCGGGAGACCCCCAGGACCGCGCGGTGGGCATGGTGTCCTTCTCCCACCGGCCGCAGCTGCGGCTGCGCGGGCGCGTGGCCACCGTGGACGAGCTGGTGGTGTCCGAGGGCTGGCGCCGCCGGGGCGTGGGCCGCGCGCTGCTCGCGCAGGTGGCGCAGCGGGGCAAGGTGCTGAGCGTGAAGCAGCTGCAGCTCATCGCCCCCATCAACGTCACCGAGGAGACGCGCGCCTTCTACCGGGCGTGCGGCTACGTGGAAGGTGACTCCGGGGTGTTCCGCCACTCGGAGTACGAGCCCCAGAAGTAG
- a CDS encoding TIGR02266 family protein: MNTKLDGPVEPDPYMNRRAEERVAARFEVRFEQMEDAARALRAYSLNVSAGGLCLRTRKSYDVGAQVRLAMVIDGEEFHLTGVVAWVRDEAEAIGVRFIDVSEEDHERLRRVIASFKR, from the coding sequence ATGAACACGAAGTTGGATGGTCCGGTGGAGCCAGACCCGTACATGAACCGCCGCGCCGAGGAGCGCGTGGCGGCGCGGTTCGAAGTGCGCTTCGAGCAGATGGAGGACGCGGCGCGTGCGCTGCGGGCCTACTCCCTGAATGTGTCCGCGGGTGGCCTTTGCCTGCGCACGCGCAAGTCCTACGACGTGGGCGCTCAGGTGCGGCTGGCCATGGTCATCGACGGGGAGGAGTTCCACCTCACCGGCGTCGTCGCCTGGGTGCGCGACGAGGCGGAGGCCATCGGCGTGCGCTTCATCGACGTGAGCGAAGAGGACCACGAGCGCCTGCGCCGCGTCATCGCGAGCTTCAAGCGCTGA